Proteins from a genomic interval of Psychrobacter urativorans:
- a CDS encoding cytochrome c1, which produces MNTLTKYLTGLGLGAALTLTAGTAMAEGGCGTFTNADGVVEHLACSTAPIDFTNKGSLQNGAKMFMNYCAGCHSAKYVRHSRIAKDLEIPPELVEKYLMVTTDQIGDQINAEIDPEIQAAWFGAAPPDLSLETRLRGDDWVYTYLLSFYEDPSRPWGANNLVLANAAMPHVLHNLQENVSKEEFEGKVGDLVNYMAWMAEPVRHDRQVIGFFVILFLLVLLIPVYLLNKEFWKDVK; this is translated from the coding sequence ATGAACACGCTAACAAAATACCTAACTGGTTTAGGCTTAGGCGCGGCATTAACTTTGACTGCTGGTACCGCTATGGCGGAAGGCGGTTGCGGGACGTTCACCAACGCTGACGGTGTTGTAGAGCATTTAGCTTGTAGCACAGCGCCTATTGATTTTACCAATAAGGGTTCGCTACAGAACGGTGCGAAGATGTTTATGAACTACTGCGCGGGTTGTCATTCAGCAAAGTACGTTCGTCATTCACGCATTGCTAAAGACTTAGAAATACCACCTGAGTTGGTCGAAAAGTACTTGATGGTCACCACCGATCAAATCGGTGATCAAATCAATGCTGAAATTGACCCTGAAATTCAAGCGGCATGGTTTGGCGCAGCGCCTCCAGACTTATCGCTTGAAACCAGATTGCGCGGTGATGATTGGGTATATACCTATTTATTATCGTTTTATGAGGATCCAAGCCGTCCTTGGGGGGCTAATAACTTAGTGCTTGCCAATGCAGCGATGCCTCATGTGCTGCACAATCTGCAAGAAAACGTGAGTAAAGAAGAATTTGAAGGCAAAGTAGGTGATTTGGTCAACTATATGGCGTGGATGGCAGAGCCTGTTCGTCATGATCGCCAAGTGATCGGTTTCTTTGTGATTTTATTCTTATTAGTATTACTCATACCTGTTTATTTACTTAACAAAGAGTTTTGGAAAGACGTTAAGTAA
- a CDS encoding glutathione S-transferase N-terminal domain-containing protein has product MIDANDIPSSQLILYADDGYDSHVVRLLLEEKKLAYYLSRLHSERPEDLTELNPYHTLPVLQQREIALYEINVIFEYLEERYHTSKLLPDTPQERAQFRQLAWRIQHDWLVLGKRLLMHPDSFNKAQAAVARKQLADSLVTLSPLFAHKSYFMADDFGWCDVLLAPLLWRLDEMGIVLPPAISRPLLDYQTRIFERKSFQASIR; this is encoded by the coding sequence ATGATTGATGCGAATGACATTCCAAGTAGTCAGCTGATTTTATACGCTGATGACGGCTACGATAGTCATGTAGTGCGCCTATTACTTGAAGAAAAGAAGCTGGCTTATTATTTGTCACGCTTGCATTCAGAGCGTCCTGAAGATTTAACCGAGCTCAACCCCTATCATACTTTACCCGTTTTACAACAACGTGAAATTGCACTGTATGAAATTAATGTTATCTTTGAATACCTTGAAGAACGCTATCACACTAGTAAACTGCTGCCTGATACGCCACAAGAGCGTGCACAGTTTCGGCAATTAGCATGGCGAATTCAGCACGACTGGTTGGTACTTGGTAAACGATTATTGATGCATCCAGACAGTTTTAATAAGGCGCAGGCAGCAGTTGCTAGGAAACAGCTGGCTGATTCTTTGGTTACCTTATCGCCTCTATTTGCGCATAAATCGTATTTTATGGCGGATGATTTTGGCTGGTGTGATGTGCTGCTCGCACCGCTATTATGGCGCTTAGATGAGATGGGTATTGTCTTACCACCTGCTATCAGCCGTCCACTGCTCGACTACCAAACTCGAATATTTGAACGTAAAAGCTTTCAAGCCAGTATTCGTTAA
- a CDS encoding ClpXP protease specificity-enhancing factor: protein MSDTLTSISPTRPYMVRALYQWIEDNALTPYLMVDATAKNVQIPTEHVQDGRIVLNIASRATGNMSMENDYIHFSARFGGVSQEIWVPLIAVLGIYAKENQQGMFFDPDEYDNYQPEKDSTISSIENNTPDAPKPKRDNKAGLKVLK from the coding sequence ATGAGCGATACCCTCACTTCTATCTCACCGACCCGCCCATATATGGTGCGCGCGCTTTATCAATGGATAGAGGATAACGCGCTCACGCCTTATCTAATGGTCGATGCCACTGCTAAAAATGTGCAAATACCAACTGAACACGTACAAGACGGACGTATTGTGCTTAATATTGCCAGCCGTGCTACGGGTAATATGAGTATGGAAAACGACTATATTCATTTTAGTGCGCGTTTTGGTGGTGTATCGCAAGAAATTTGGGTACCACTTATTGCAGTGCTGGGTATTTATGCCAAAGAGAATCAGCAAGGAATGTTCTTTGATCCTGATGAGTACGATAATTATCAGCCTGAAAAGGATTCGACTATATCATCTATAGAAAATAATACGCCAGATGCTCCTAAGCCTAAGCGTGACAATAAAGCTGGGCTAAAAGTTCTAAAATAA
- the dcd gene encoding dCTP deaminase yields MSIKSDRWIRQQAEEHGMIEPFEAGQVRFNDKGERLVSYGTSSYGYDVRCAPEFKVFTNVHSVVVDPKNFDERSFIDIVGDECIIPPNSFALARTVEYFRIPRDVLTICLGKSTYARCGIIVNVTPLEPEWEGHVTLEFSNTTNLPARIYAGEGVAQMLFFQSDADDVCETSYKDRGGKYQGQTGVTLPKT; encoded by the coding sequence ATGTCTATCAAATCTGACCGCTGGATACGTCAGCAAGCCGAAGAACATGGCATGATTGAGCCATTTGAAGCCGGTCAAGTACGCTTTAATGATAAAGGTGAGCGTCTGGTCAGCTATGGTACGTCAAGCTATGGTTACGATGTGCGCTGCGCCCCTGAGTTCAAAGTCTTTACCAATGTCCATTCCGTGGTGGTTGACCCTAAAAACTTCGATGAAAGAAGTTTTATTGATATCGTTGGTGATGAATGTATTATCCCGCCGAATTCCTTCGCTCTAGCACGCACGGTTGAGTATTTCCGCATTCCACGTGATGTATTGACTATCTGTTTAGGTAAATCAACATATGCGCGCTGCGGTATTATCGTCAACGTCACCCCGCTTGAGCCTGAGTGGGAAGGGCATGTGACCTTGGAATTTAGTAATACCACTAACTTACCAGCACGTATTTACGCCGGTGAAGGCGTGGCACAAATGCTGTTTTTCCAAAGTGATGCTGACGATGTCTGTGAGACCAGCTACAAAGATCGTGGCGGTAAGTACCAAGGTCAAACCGGTGTGACCCTGCCAAAAACTTAA
- the apbC gene encoding iron-sulfur cluster carrier protein ApbC: MFNFIKKISSSKSETPQQQAALDSAIDKVLSSYQVDKMSIATMVTGLKRDGDELTLDLRLPVGCDPEIIQQELGSLLHMHGIKAIHMNVRLPAPAKGAESTLPKQMPKTTDAMSHKPTVATKPKTEAEPPITKAAPTQASLSPHPHIRHIIVVASGKGGVGKSTTTVNIALALQKLGNRVGVLDADIYGPSMPAMLGVANVKPELENEQFVPIDAHGLAMLSIGSLLEGDSVPVAWRGPKATGALMQLYNQTNWPQLDYLVIDMPPGTGDIQLTLAQRIPVTGAVIVTTPQHIALLDAQKGIEMFNKTHIPVLGVVENMALHTCSNCQHTEAIFGEGGGERIAEQYRVPLLGQLPLASGIRAQVDKGEPSVLVNDEFAPYYISIAKNIEVNIEKFAKPVDDKRIF; the protein is encoded by the coding sequence ATGTTTAACTTCATCAAAAAAATATCATCCTCAAAATCTGAAACCCCGCAACAGCAAGCCGCGCTTGATAGCGCCATTGATAAAGTGCTATCGAGCTATCAAGTGGATAAGATGAGCATTGCCACCATGGTAACTGGGCTTAAGCGTGATGGCGATGAGCTGACGCTTGATTTGCGTTTACCGGTCGGCTGCGACCCTGAAATTATCCAGCAAGAGCTTGGGTCACTGCTACATATGCATGGTATCAAAGCCATTCACATGAATGTACGACTGCCAGCACCGGCTAAAGGCGCAGAATCAACCTTGCCTAAACAGATGCCAAAAACCACCGATGCAATGAGTCATAAGCCAACAGTAGCCACAAAGCCGAAAACAGAAGCAGAACCACCGATTACTAAAGCGGCTCCTACACAAGCATCATTGTCTCCACATCCGCATATTCGCCATATTATTGTGGTGGCATCGGGTAAAGGTGGCGTTGGCAAATCAACCACGACCGTTAATATTGCCTTGGCGTTACAAAAGCTTGGTAACCGGGTTGGTGTACTTGATGCGGATATTTATGGACCCAGTATGCCCGCAATGCTAGGTGTTGCTAATGTGAAACCCGAGCTAGAAAACGAGCAATTCGTTCCCATCGATGCGCATGGTTTAGCAATGCTGTCTATTGGCAGCTTACTTGAGGGCGATAGTGTTCCTGTTGCATGGCGCGGACCAAAAGCCACGGGTGCGTTGATGCAGTTGTATAACCAAACCAACTGGCCGCAGCTTGACTATTTAGTCATTGATATGCCACCAGGTACCGGTGATATTCAGTTGACACTGGCGCAGCGTATTCCGGTGACTGGTGCTGTTATTGTTACCACGCCGCAGCATATTGCTTTACTCGATGCCCAAAAAGGTATCGAGATGTTTAATAAAACCCATATTCCAGTTTTGGGTGTGGTAGAAAATATGGCGCTACACACTTGTAGTAACTGTCAGCATACCGAAGCCATTTTTGGTGAAGGTGGTGGTGAACGTATTGCTGAGCAGTACCGTGTGCCATTATTAGGACAGCTGCCGCTCGCCAGCGGTATTCGCGCTCAGGTAGATAAAGGTGAGCCAAGTGTGTTGGTTAATGATGAATTTGCGCCGTACTATATAAGCATTGCCAAAAACATCGAAGTCAATATTGAGAAATTCGCTAAGCCTGTCGATGATAAGCGGATTTTTTAA
- the mgtE gene encoding magnesium transporter — MSNKALALRLSNAIEQQQFDEAFIQVKTLRPIDIADVLALIKPALAWQLLERLPNRSTVFSYVNTDIQVALAQEFPRDSMARLVGEMPADERADLYKCLNQDQRDTLLPALAQAKREDIRRLAAYEEGTAGALMTSDYATLGIQMDVTEALAALRLEAPDAETIYHAYVIDEQRKLLGVVSLRTLILAAPEQLIRDIMVSAIVSSNVNEDQEDVAKMVARYDLIALPVIDDGGALVGIVTHDDAMDVASDEATDDFHKSGGVSTMVGRLKDVSIGVLYRKRVFWLVFLVFGNLFSGLGIAHFEDVIAANLVLVFFLPLLVDSGGNAGSQSATLMVRALATGDVVMRDWFSLLSREAMVALLLGGTMAVAISIIGYIRGDEVVSLVLALSMMCVVMIGCVIGMSLPFVLNKMGFDPATASAPLITSVCDASGVVIYLFIASKFLVV, encoded by the coding sequence ATGAGTAATAAAGCCCTCGCGTTGAGGTTAAGCAACGCCATAGAGCAGCAGCAGTTTGATGAAGCATTCATTCAGGTTAAAACCCTACGCCCTATTGATATTGCTGACGTGTTAGCGTTAATTAAGCCTGCGCTTGCTTGGCAGTTGCTAGAGCGTTTGCCTAATCGTTCAACGGTTTTTTCTTATGTAAACACCGATATTCAGGTGGCATTAGCACAGGAGTTTCCAAGGGATAGTATGGCAAGATTAGTGGGCGAGATGCCTGCTGATGAACGCGCTGACTTATATAAATGTTTAAACCAAGACCAACGTGATACTTTACTGCCAGCACTTGCTCAAGCAAAGCGTGAAGATATTCGTAGGCTGGCAGCTTATGAAGAAGGTACGGCTGGCGCGTTGATGACATCAGACTATGCGACTTTAGGTATCCAAATGGATGTCACTGAAGCTTTGGCGGCTTTAAGACTGGAAGCGCCTGATGCGGAAACCATTTATCATGCCTATGTGATTGATGAACAGCGCAAGTTGCTTGGGGTTGTATCGCTAAGGACATTAATTTTAGCAGCGCCAGAGCAATTAATTCGCGATATTATGGTCAGCGCTATAGTCTCATCTAATGTGAATGAAGACCAAGAAGACGTGGCTAAAATGGTGGCGCGTTATGATTTGATTGCATTACCAGTTATTGATGATGGTGGCGCATTAGTGGGTATTGTCACTCACGATGATGCGATGGATGTCGCTAGTGATGAAGCCACCGATGACTTCCACAAGTCGGGCGGGGTGTCCACTATGGTGGGTAGACTTAAAGACGTCAGTATTGGGGTTTTATATCGTAAGCGCGTGTTCTGGCTGGTTTTTTTGGTATTCGGTAATCTGTTTTCTGGGTTGGGTATTGCGCACTTTGAAGATGTCATTGCTGCTAATTTAGTATTGGTATTTTTCTTACCACTCTTAGTGGATAGTGGTGGTAATGCCGGTTCACAGTCCGCTACCTTGATGGTGCGCGCTTTAGCAACGGGTGATGTGGTGATGCGTGACTGGTTTTCACTACTGAGCCGAGAAGCGATGGTGGCGCTGTTATTGGGTGGCACGATGGCAGTCGCCATCTCCATTATTGGTTATATTCGTGGTGATGAAGTGGTGTCTTTGGTGTTGGCACTCAGTATGATGTGCGTGGTGATGATTGGTTGTGTGATTGGCATGAGCCTGCCGTTTGTGCTTAATAAAATGGGTTTTGATCCTGCAACTGCTAGTGCGCCTTTAATAACGTCAGTATGTGATGCCTCAGGCGTGGTTATTTATCTGTTTATTGCTTCCAAGTTTTTAGTGGTATAA
- a CDS encoding 3-hydroxybutyrate dehydrogenase yields MATQIQQDLTGKVALITGAAAGIGRDIAETYAKAGAAIGVADINVAGAQETVDIITKAGGKAIVIDMDVRLEDAVNNGVKQLVDTFGGIDILVSNAGIQLIDPITKMTFENWKNLLATHLDGGFLTTKAAVEYMYKDNKGGTIIYIGSIHAHDASLFKAPYITAKHGLLGLCRAVAKEGAPYNVRSHMISPGFVKTAMVNDQIPLQAKEKGISEEAVVNDILLANTLNKEFTTIEDVSQTALFLAAFPTNVFTGQSINASHGWCMR; encoded by the coding sequence ATGGCGACCCAAATACAACAAGATTTAACAGGCAAGGTAGCCTTAATTACTGGCGCAGCAGCAGGTATCGGACGTGATATCGCAGAAACGTATGCTAAAGCTGGCGCCGCTATTGGTGTTGCAGATATCAATGTTGCAGGCGCGCAAGAAACCGTTGATATCATCACCAAAGCAGGCGGTAAAGCCATTGTGATTGATATGGATGTTCGTTTAGAAGATGCCGTTAATAATGGCGTTAAACAGCTTGTCGATACATTTGGTGGCATTGATATTTTGGTCTCTAACGCTGGTATTCAGCTCATTGACCCGATTACTAAAATGACCTTTGAGAACTGGAAAAATCTATTAGCAACGCATTTAGATGGTGGCTTTTTGACCACTAAAGCGGCTGTAGAATATATGTATAAAGACAATAAGGGCGGCACAATTATTTATATCGGCTCCATCCATGCTCATGATGCGTCACTATTTAAAGCTCCATATATTACAGCAAAGCATGGTTTACTTGGCTTATGTCGTGCAGTGGCTAAAGAAGGTGCGCCATATAACGTACGCTCGCATATGATTTCTCCAGGCTTTGTGAAAACAGCCATGGTTAATGACCAAATTCCGCTACAAGCGAAAGAAAAAGGCATTAGTGAAGAAGCGGTCGTCAATGATATCTTGCTTGCTAATACGCTAAATAAAGAGTTTACGACCATTGAAGATGTGTCACAAACCGCATTATTTTTAGCAGCATTCCCAACCAACGTCTTTACCGGTCAGTCTATTAACGCCAGCCATGGTTGGTGCATGAGATAG
- the metG gene encoding methionine--tRNA ligase, protein MKVREILVTSALPYANGDIHLGHLVEYIQTDIWVRAMKAQGHKVTYVCADDAHGTAIMLKAEDNGITPEQQIANVQAAHEADFAKFLINFDNYHSTHSAENKECSELIYRRLRDAGHISTRDVEQLFDPEKQLFLADRFVKGTCPECAAPDQYGDNCEVCGTTYDATELKNPQSTLSNATPVLKTSKHYFFDLPEFEQFLKDWTRSDNRLQVSVANKLQEWFDAGLTSWDISRDAPYFGFQIPDTPSDEPEKYFYVWLDAPVGYMASFKNLCEKRAGSDEALDFDHYWMQENEHKTEVYHFIGKDIVYFHALFWPAMLAGSEFRTPTGVFAHGFLMVNGEKMSKSRGTFIKADTYAEHLHPEYLRYYFASKLSDKVEDINLDLEDFMQKVNSDLVGKVVNIASRSAGFLVKKYDGMLTDICAEPNLLADITKTGDEIAAAYENREFSRAMRLIMQCADKANEYIDEKKPWALAKVEGAEQEVQDVCSVAINIFRQLMVYLAPVLPELTANAKEFLNIDDLSFASRNEWLLGHQINKFKPLMQRIEEKDVAAMVEDSKASLGVTSDAAVDAAKPAATDKATKASVDNTEQTDYIGIDDFAKVEMKVAHVLACNHVEGADKLLQFTLDVGEAQTRNVFSGIRKFYEPEQLLDKKVICVTNLAPRKMKFGISEGMILSAGDPKTTLVVITLPDAAVIGDTLA, encoded by the coding sequence ATGAAAGTGCGTGAGATTTTAGTAACCAGTGCCCTGCCCTACGCCAATGGCGACATTCATTTGGGGCATCTTGTAGAGTATATCCAAACCGATATTTGGGTGCGGGCGATGAAGGCACAAGGTCATAAGGTTACTTATGTCTGCGCGGATGATGCGCATGGCACTGCCATCATGCTCAAAGCCGAAGACAATGGCATCACGCCAGAACAACAAATTGCTAATGTGCAAGCGGCACATGAAGCAGATTTTGCTAAATTCCTAATTAACTTTGATAATTATCACTCCACTCATTCTGCCGAAAATAAGGAATGTTCTGAGCTGATTTATCGTCGTTTAAGAGATGCAGGGCATATCTCTACGCGTGATGTTGAGCAGTTATTTGACCCTGAAAAGCAGCTGTTTTTAGCAGACCGTTTTGTCAAAGGTACATGCCCTGAGTGCGCCGCGCCCGATCAATATGGCGACAACTGTGAAGTATGCGGTACAACCTATGACGCAACTGAATTAAAAAATCCGCAATCTACCTTATCTAACGCGACGCCTGTGCTTAAAACCTCTAAGCATTATTTCTTTGACTTGCCAGAGTTTGAGCAATTCTTAAAAGATTGGACGCGTAGTGACAATCGTCTGCAAGTATCGGTCGCTAATAAACTACAAGAATGGTTTGATGCTGGTTTGACCAGTTGGGATATCTCACGCGATGCGCCCTACTTTGGTTTTCAAATTCCGGATACGCCAAGTGATGAGCCAGAAAAATACTTTTATGTCTGGTTAGATGCGCCTGTCGGCTATATGGCAAGCTTTAAAAACTTGTGTGAAAAACGTGCTGGTAGCGATGAAGCGCTTGATTTTGACCATTACTGGATGCAAGAAAACGAGCACAAAACTGAGGTTTATCACTTCATTGGTAAAGACATTGTTTACTTCCATGCATTATTTTGGCCAGCCATGCTTGCTGGTAGTGAGTTCCGCACCCCAACCGGTGTCTTTGCTCATGGCTTCTTGATGGTCAATGGCGAAAAAATGAGTAAGTCACGTGGCACCTTTATTAAAGCCGATACTTACGCTGAGCATTTACATCCTGAATATCTGCGCTATTATTTCGCCAGTAAACTGTCTGATAAAGTCGAAGATATCAACCTTGATTTAGAAGACTTTATGCAAAAAGTCAACTCTGACTTAGTCGGTAAAGTCGTCAATATCGCCAGTCGCAGCGCTGGGTTTTTGGTCAAAAAATATGACGGTATGCTGACAGATATCTGCGCTGAACCAAATTTATTAGCCGATATTACCAAAACGGGCGATGAAATTGCCGCGGCTTATGAAAACCGAGAATTCTCGCGTGCTATGCGTCTGATTATGCAATGCGCGGATAAAGCCAATGAATATATCGATGAGAAAAAACCGTGGGCGCTTGCCAAGGTTGAAGGCGCAGAGCAAGAAGTACAAGATGTCTGCTCGGTGGCAATCAATATCTTCCGTCAATTGATGGTATATCTGGCGCCTGTATTACCTGAGCTGACCGCCAATGCCAAAGAGTTTTTAAATATTGATGATTTAAGTTTTGCTAGCCGCAATGAGTGGCTACTTGGTCATCAAATTAATAAATTTAAACCGTTAATGCAGCGTATTGAGGAAAAAGACGTTGCCGCGATGGTTGAGGATTCTAAAGCCTCATTAGGCGTTACCTCAGACGCCGCTGTTGACGCTGCTAAACCTGCCGCCACTGATAAAGCTACCAAGGCAAGTGTAGATAATACTGAGCAAACCGACTATATAGGCATTGATGACTTTGCCAAAGTTGAGATGAAGGTTGCTCATGTCTTGGCGTGCAATCACGTTGAAGGCGCGGATAAACTGCTACAGTTCACCTTAGATGTGGGTGAAGCACAAACACGTAATGTCTTTAGCGGGATTCGTAAGTTTTATGAGCCAGAGCAATTGCTTGATAAAAAGGTTATTTGCGTGACCAATCTTGCCCCGCGTAAGATGAAGTTTGGTATCTCAGAAGGGATGATATTGTCCGCAGGCGATCCAAAAACCACACTTGTCGTGATTACCCTACCGGACGCTGCGGTTATTGGTGATACACTGGCATAA
- a CDS encoding ABC transporter substrate-binding protein, with the protein MTIAATLRLSLCAAAISALGLLGCSKPSTDNAATTESDTTAEKPAKTLAITQIVEHPSLDDMRRGILDELADYGYVEGKNLTVNFQSAQGNTATAGQIAKQFVGDNPDAIVAISTPSAQSIVSATRSIPIVYTAVSDPVGAKLLTADGKPFQDNLTGLSSQLPLEPQLDLLQKIKPNLKTIGYVYSPGEANSVSLRDELKKALPARNLALLDIPANRPTDIGMATRSLQGRADIIYTSFDNNVASAFEAMTQAANEIRLPIVASDEFSVQRGATAALGVNDYDFGRVTGKMVYRILNGEAVNTVKPEVMNELTLYISPKHAKAQGATLSADMLKNGVNVDTKAQATTK; encoded by the coding sequence ATGACTATTGCCGCAACCCTACGCCTCAGCCTGTGCGCAGCTGCTATTAGTGCCCTTGGGCTACTTGGCTGCTCGAAACCCTCGACTGATAATGCCGCGACGACTGAGAGTGACACGACAGCTGAAAAACCTGCCAAAACCTTGGCAATTACCCAAATTGTCGAGCATCCCTCTTTAGATGATATGCGCCGCGGTATTCTCGATGAGCTGGCGGACTATGGTTATGTTGAAGGTAAAAATCTAACCGTCAATTTCCAAAGTGCGCAAGGTAATACGGCAACGGCAGGTCAGATTGCTAAGCAATTCGTCGGTGATAATCCTGATGCGATTGTAGCGATATCTACCCCATCTGCACAGTCTATTGTATCCGCTACGCGCAGTATTCCTATTGTGTATACGGCAGTATCAGACCCAGTAGGCGCAAAATTACTCACCGCCGATGGCAAGCCGTTTCAAGATAATTTAACTGGTTTATCAAGTCAGTTGCCATTAGAACCGCAGCTGGATTTATTACAAAAGATTAAACCTAATCTTAAAACGATTGGCTATGTATACAGTCCGGGTGAGGCAAATTCCGTATCGCTACGTGATGAGCTTAAAAAAGCATTACCCGCCCGCAACTTAGCCTTGTTAGACATTCCAGCCAACCGTCCAACCGATATCGGCATGGCAACGCGCAGCTTGCAGGGACGCGCGGACATTATTTACACCTCATTTGACAATAATGTGGCATCGGCGTTTGAGGCAATGACTCAAGCGGCAAATGAGATACGCTTACCAATCGTGGCATCTGATGAATTTAGCGTACAGCGCGGGGCAACCGCTGCGCTTGGGGTCAATGATTATGACTTTGGGCGCGTGACGGGAAAAATGGTGTATCGCATTTTAAATGGCGAAGCAGTAAATACCGTTAAGCCTGAGGTGATGAACGAGCTGACTTTATATATTAGCCCAAAACATGCTAAGGCGCAGGGTGCAACTTTATCTGCTGATATGCTCAAAAATGGGGTGAATGTTGATACTAAAGCCCAAGCTACTACTAAGTAA